The region TAGGGACTTTCCTCCCTCAGATTCTCAGGCAGACTGCTAACGggaaggaagaagtagaaaagcctctgttttcctctccaGCCTAAAGGGTCTCTCCTCAACCCTGGCAGAGCCTGCCGATGAGGTCTGAGCCCCATCAGTGTCTGTGTCAGCTCCGGGGATGCCCCGGCTTCACCTCAGTACCAGCCTGAGCTCCTTCACCCTGGTTCCAGCAGGGGACCCTCAGGAAGCCTCAGGTGAGCCCCTCCTTTCTTGGGACTACACTCCCCCAGAAGAGGCCAGGCTGTGCTTGCTTTGGGCCTCACAGCCCTTCTCTCTGTCATGCCAGCCTCTCCCCCGGGTGCCCTGTCACTGCCCCTGTGATAGTAACATACTCTAATTTGCTTTTGCATCTGTCTCCTTTGTTCTGAGTTATAGGGCCAAAACCTGTTTTGTTGACCCACCTCTGAGACTCAGAAAAACTGAATGACTTGTCTACAGTCAGTGAAAGGTCCAGGTCTTTCAGAGGCAGCCAGGTAAGGGGATTCGGGCTTCATGCTGGCCCTGCTCCTCTCTTGGGCAGGTTATGCCTCAGAGCCTCAGTGTCCTTGTGGGTAAAGCTGGGAACACTGATGTCTGTCTCACAGGGTTCTTGTGAGGTTTAGAAATTAGGTCCCTGGTGACTGGCACGGACGGGTGGATGCTTAAAACATGGAAACTATTATTTAGTCTGGGGCTTTCCACTGACCTATGCTAGAGAGTAAGTTCTGCAATATTTTTGTATTGGCCCAGTGCCCATACCATGTATTAAACAATTATTAGATGGGTAGAAGTTGGATGAATAGGTGGTTTCTACTTTATACTTCTGCCACCATCTCCAGCAAGACTTCCTGGATTTGTCTGTGGAGGGTGAAAACTTCTGTCACCTAAGGTCTCATTCTTCCATGCCCAGACATCCTCTTAAGTTGTCCAGCAGTGCCTTTATACTCAGACTATGAAAACTGTAACATCCGTTAGTTATGGGCTTGTTCAATTGCTTGTCCTTCACGCCTAATCCAGACTCCATTACACTTACCCCAGCCTGGGCCtgtgctggagagaatgtgggtcCTTCCTGCCAGGATCGCCAGCAGGCCCCCAGGTCTGGGGGAATCCCCGTTGTACAAAATACAAGGTCTCTACATTCCCTTGACCACCGCTCCAGTCCACGCTCTCCCAACTCTACTTGATTACTGTAATGGTCTGCTAAGAGTTGGACTCCCTGCCTCTGGTATCTCCATCAGCTTCCTTCCCTCTGTCCATCCTGCTCATCACTGCCAGCTTACATGTTGCTCTTCCTCCCTAGCTCACAGGACACCTCTGCGACCTAGCCCTGGGTGCACACCCACCTCACGGCCACCACGTGAGCTCTTCTTGTCTGTGTGGTCTCTCTGTGCCCCTAGCATGGCACACACATTCCGCCAGTGCTTTTGATGTTTTCACCACTTGAAATGTCTCCTCCCCAACTCCTTTGCCCCAGTCAAATTCCACTCTTCATTTAAGACCTAGAAAATACTCATTTCCTTTATGAAGCCATCAAAACCCattctcatctctcttttttgAGTCTTCTCTATTCATTTGTTCCttctttcagcaaacatttactaaGGACTTTTTGCGTACCAAACCCTGTACACACAGAGAAAAAGCCTGgggtccttccttccttcagtctGGTGGGATGGACAGACACTAGGATACAGGTGGAAGGAGGTGGATGGAGAGAGTGTGGTGGGAACCCAGAGGAGGGAGCTGCAGGAAGGGCCACCTCCGGGAAGGCCTCACCGAGGAAGTGTTATTTGGGCTCAATCTTGCCGTTCAAATAAGAGCTGCAAGGGAGGATGCTATCAAGTGGCACATAATCACTTAATTATATattgctttgtatttttcttcattgtttagtGCGCTTGTCTTGACTTCCCAGTGAGACTAATCAGCTCGAGAGCAGGGACAGGCCCAGCACTCTCTGTTCTCCCAGAGCCTGACAGTGGTTCTGGAGGAGCACCATGTGTTCAGAAAAGTGCTGTTGACTTGCAGCAGATAAATAACCCAAGCTTCTCTGGGGTAACTGTCTGGAGGGAAGAGCCCCACCCCCTTGTGATCACAGTCCCCTGAGAAGGTACCCACACCTAAATCCCCCATCCTCTAGCTGCCTTCCTTCTGCCATAGGGGTGAGACCTCATCAGCAGATACTTGCTAATGTTGCCCCAGATCCTTTATTGAGGTCGCTCATTTGACCCAAATACATTAACAAGAGATTGCTAAAGTTCAGCCCCAAACACAGTACTCTCCCATCCCTCTGGCCAGGGATAGGACAGTCAGAAGGACAGAGGActtgagagagaagggaggagttgCTCAGGTGGAGGGGACAGAAGAGATGGGAACCCGTAGATATGGTGAGAGGCGAATCACAAGAAAGCATGTAGGGAGTGATGGAAGAAACAAAGAATTGATACAGAGACGTAGTGGGACAGGAAACAGAAGTCAGAGAAGATAGCTGAGCTAGTGTGTCGGGAAATCTCAGCACCTAGCGTATAGACCCCAACAAGCCCCATGGCAGAGGACAACCTAGTGTCCCTGGAGGAGCTCGAGGGAGGtgaggggagcaggaggagaatgggtggggctgggaggcgGCTGCTGCGGCAACTAATCATCATCGTCCTCTTCATCGTCGTCCTCCGTGTTGATCTCGCCCTCCAGCACATCCTCCAGCCAGTCCTCCAGCTCCTCCGCGGAGGGTAGGTCCTCCTCGTCATCCATCTCCATCCACACGCTGTCCGCCTAGGACACGCACAGACTGGGCTCAAAGCTGAGCCTGATTCAGGTTTCCTGACCTGTCCTCCCACTCTCTGGCCTCTGTAcaccctctgtccccttctctgcATCTGTCACTGGGCAGGAAAACTGTTCTGATGAAGGTCTAGGTTGGAATAGTGAcagcaggaatagaaagaacagCTGGATCAGCAACTAGACCTTCTCCCTTTGGTCTTTCTTACAAGCTCTTGCTGTGCTGAGCTTCACAAAACAGACCTCTCTATCATGCCCTTGATGCAAAACCACTGGTGACTCTTCATGGCCTGGAGAATAAAGTCAGAAAGTCTCTAGCATTCAAGATTTTCCAAAACCTGCCTCTCTGGCATCATCCTCAGAGATCTCTGGACTCTCAAGCCATAAAATCTGACTTGCCTTTTCCTAGGCCTgatactcattttccttctttttgaccTTTTGCAGTAACTTTTCCATCAGTTTGGAAATAACTTCTCATAATTTTCACTCATAGAACTTCAGTGTATTCAAATTTTTtagatttaattaatttattctttatttttaaaaattgaggtatggttgatttacaacaaTCTCCACTTTAAACTCTACTCCTTATAAACCCACTCTGATTCACAAGTAGAGGTCACTGATTTCTGCACCTTCCTGGCATTTTATTTGTATCTCTATTATAGAGTTTATCAGATTTGGCCTGGTAGTTAATGGAATACCTACTTCACCAGTTAGACTGAGAATTATATGAAAGCAGACTGTGACCTATTCAACTCaacaaatgtttttaaagcaACTGATGTATGTGACAGAGAAGATTTCTGCCTTCTAAAAACTCAAAGACTACTGGAAGGGACACACATGATACATAATAGCCATATAAAAGTCATGTTCTCAATGCCAAATGGGCTCTGTGAGGAAGAAAATGATTCCAAATGGGAGATCTGGACAGACTTCATGGAGAAGAGAGGATTTGAACTGGGCTTTGAAGGACAAGCAGCCAGATTCCAACAGATAGAAGCAGGCAGGAGTGTGTTCAGGGCAGGAATCTTTCCCTCTTTCCAGCCATTAGACTGGGCAGGTCTGATTCCTCTGGGAAGGGCCCTCAATTCCTAGTTAGCAAAGCAGAGAACTAGCTATGCTGGGAAGCAGAGGTGGAGGTCAGCCAGGGATGATGGAAGCAAACTCACGTCAGTAACATTGACGACTCCTATTTGTGGGGCTGACAAGTCGATGTTAAATGTCTTCTCCCAGTATGGAACCAGCTGTGGAGAGATCACATATGGTAAAACTTAATGGAGGCTAGGAATACCTGAGTCCAGGAGGGTGTATGTGAGGGCCAgcaagggggaggcagaggacccTGTGAGCTCGCGGTGGCTGGGGGCTGGGTCCAGCCACAGTCCCTGAGGGGAACGGGTAGAACTAAGCAGTTGAAGAAAGTAGATATACCAAAAGGAAAGTATCAAGAGGGTCAGCTGGGAACACTGACCACTTCCTTCTGAAGAAAACCACAGATAGATAGGAAATCTGCTCTGATCCTGGATCTGCTACTGATTGACTTTGTGACTCAGGGCAAGTCACTTCTCCCTGaccctcagtttctgcatctctaAGGTAATTATAACCAGTAACTGCCATTGGTCCTCACACTTGTGTTTGTTTATCTAGTTCTCTTTTCAACAAAGAATGTTAGGCAACAGAGCCATGCCCCAAGACATGGAGTCTCTGTGCTTTGGTTCTGTGATTATGTACACCCACATGCGGGGTTAATGTGCCCCCTGCTCCCCCAAACTCTGGATGTCTCTAGAAAGAGCCAGCCCTGGACACCTGAGCTACCTGCTCAGCCTCTGCTCTGGGAATCCTGCGGTTCCCACACGTCCCAACCTGTTTCCTCTCTCTGAGGACGCCCTGGGCCCCCTGAGCATGCAGTAGGGTCCTCCACTGGGAGGCGGGGAATAGGAACTCTGAAACAGACCCCTCAGGACATGCCACAGGCGAAGGCCCCGCCAGGACAGCTTCTTACCAGGGGGAAGTCATCAGGGTCGATCCAGACGATGCTCAGATCAGGATTGTCCGTGTTATCCTGGGCCACGGCCTTGAGTGTCTCTAAGAACTCATAGCCATCTTGGAGGGAACACAGGTGGTAAGGGTGTGGCGGGCACAGAGCAAACTGGCCTCCAGCTCTCTGCGCCCGCCTCCCACAGCGCCACATGTCTAGCTGGCAAACTGCGCTCTGAAAAAACACATCTTGCGTGTTAAAAGCCTACACTCGAATTAATACCCCATCTCCCCCTCTCACCAGTGCCCCTGCCTCCcaaatccaatccagtattccttcctCACCAGGATCAGCTTCCTCTGCAAAGGCCACAATATGGATTCCATCCAGATCGTCCTCCTGTTGAAGGGTGTGGGGAGGAAGACCTTAGCTATGCTCCCTGAAGTTACAGAGCCCAGAACAGACCCTAGATCTTCCTTGGACCTGAGTCTTGTGGCAATCTAGCTTCTGAAGCAGGTGTATTCTTCTCACCCACACTCCTCTAGCCAGCCCTTCAGCCCCAGAGCTTAGGGCTCCTCTTTTGTCATCTTCATCACGTTCTGTGTGTCCCTCAACTCCTGACACATTCTTCAGAACAGAAACCCTCAACCCTGGCTGGTGCACTGTCTTTCCTACAAGCAAGATGTGAGGAGCGGCAGGACTAGATGTTCCCAGGACTTGAATTTTCCCATGCTCACCCAGGGCCTGGCCCCGTCCAGGGGCACTCACCCAAGTCTCATACATACTCtcaggcttcagtttcctcagggTTGATctagaagagagagaaagtcagTACTCAGCAGGTCAGGACACCCGTGGCTCCAGCGGATCCCTGGAAGCAGAGGCTGCCACGGGGTCACGCCTAGGGCACAGACAGCTAGTAGCCCAGAACAAAGccatctggaaaagatgaagctCCGGGCACCAGGCCCAGATCACTGCATGGTTAAAGCAGGTGGGAGAGCAGAGGGTGGGCCAGGGGACTGGAAAAGAGACTTTTGGGAGAAAGAACTGGACATCTGGATGTTCACTCATTCATGCACATATTGAGTGTTGGAGATGTTCTAAACGCTGTGCTAGGTGCTGTGTAGACGGAATTGAACGAGGCCAACATATTCCGGCCCCGAGGAAGAGAACCATAATCTAGTGGGGGAGAGTGAGAGTAAGCAGTGTTTACAGTGATGAATGGGTGTTCCCAGTTATGGAGTACTGTGAAGGAAGAGAATTATGTGTGAGTGTAggtcagggtttctcagcctcagcatttAACCCATTAAATAACAATAGCACTATCTTCAACCAAAagtgtctctgctgctgctgctgctaagtcgcttcagtcgtgtccgactttgtgcgaccccatagacagcagcccaccaggctccgccgtccctgggattctccaagcaagaacactggagtggattgccatttccttctcctaaagtGTCGCTAGACATTgccaaatatcccctggaggacagtCATCCCCTACCTCACCACTCCCTCCAGCCctgctgagaaccactgctgcAGGTAATGTGTGACAAACACCACGGGTCAGAGGTGGCTTAGGATCCCTGTTCTGACACTCCTTGTGGACTGTCCTCAGCTGAGGTTGTTAAAGGATTAAACAGAATAAGAAAGAGAGCACTTCAGAGTTCCTAGCAGACCACAGGCACTCAACACTGGTCTCAGTCCACATCACAGTGAACTGTACAGATTTATGGGGCACCCTCTGTGCCCCATCAGGCTCTGGTGCAAAACAGTGTGCAAGACCATCAGTGCATCAGTGAGCACTGGTGCCCAGAGATGTATTCATCTCCTGGTGAGACCAGGCTCCTGGGCAGCTGCCGTTCCCCTGGCCCATCTCACAGACGTGTTCCTGAGGAGGGGCTTGCCCCCACACCCTACCTTTTGTGCGCCTCCACGAAGTTGACGATCTCCTCTTCACTGTTGGGCTTGTCTGGGATGGTCACAGGCTCTTCCATGAAGGCCTCGTAGAAATCAATTTCATTCAGCTTTAGGGTCAGCTTCTTTGCCACCTTTTGGGGAAGGGGATGGGGGAATTGGAGCAGGGGACATGCGGTCAGCGGGGGAAGCAGTATTAAGGGAGAGTGTTACAGGGGGAGCCGGTATCAAACAGGGAGTCAGACAATCTGGGCCCTCATCACTGCTATTGTGACACTGGACTCGTGTCCTAACTTGTCTGGGCTTCGGCTGAACCTGAGAGGGGTGGGTTAGATCATCTGAAATCTGTGGAGTGGAGGAAGCCTGGGTGGGGTGGCGTGtgtagggagggaggaggcccccCGTCGACTCTGGGAGGGGTCTGGAGGGCAGCTGAGAGGAGTGAGGGGGCCTCAGGGCCGCAAACGCAAACCTTGCTGTCGAAGGTGGCGAAGAAGGGGATGTAGGGATGGAACTCCTCCGCTGCGTCCTCGTAGGCTTTGTAATCTGAGGAGGGAGTGCAGAGTCAGCCTCTGGGGGAACCAGGGTCTGCCAGGGAACcgcctctctctgtctccccagtTCTTGGGCAAATGGGTTCACTCTGAGACCCACCCCCTCTAGTTTTCTGAGAAGAGATATGGTGgtgagggggcagggaagggaaaCGCCTTGGTGCCTGTCTGAGAAACTGGCAGAGTGCAGGGACATCAGAGCAGCCGAGGGACCCACC is a window of Muntiacus reevesi chromosome 1, mMunRee1.1, whole genome shotgun sequence DNA encoding:
- the CASQ1 gene encoding calsequestrin-1; the protein is MSAADRMGAITVPGLRLALLLLLVLGSPKSGVQGEEGLDFPQYDGVDRVVNVNAKNYKNVFKKYEVLALLYHEPPEDDKASQRQFEMEELILELAAQVLEDKGVGFGMVDSEKDAAVAKKLGLTEEDSVYVFKGDEVIEYDGEFSADTLVEFLLDVLEDPVELIEGERELQAFENIEDDNKLIGYFKNKDSEHYKAYEDAAEEFHPYIPFFATFDSKVAKKLTLKLNEIDFYEAFMEEPVTIPDKPNSEEEIVNFVEAHKRSTLRKLKPESMYETWEDDLDGIHIVAFAEEADPDGYEFLETLKAVAQDNTDNPDLSIVWIDPDDFPLLVPYWEKTFNIDLSAPQIGVVNVTDADSVWMEMDDEEDLPSAEELEDWLEDVLEGEINTEDDDEEDDDD